In a single window of the Magnolia sinica isolate HGM2019 chromosome 7, MsV1, whole genome shotgun sequence genome:
- the LOC131252134 gene encoding beta-adaptin-like protein C, whose product MRLRQVSVVKKVIVAMTIGKDVLSLFTDVVNCLQIENLELKKLVYLYLINYAKSQPDLAILAVNTFVKVHKLGWIGLLS is encoded by the exons ATGAGGCTGAGGCAGGTAAGTGTTGTGAAGAAGGTAATTGTTGCAATGACTATTGGGAAGGATGTTTTGTCGCTATTTACAGATGTTGTGAACTGCCTGCAAATAGAGAATCTGGAGCTGAAGAAGCTTGTATATTTATACCTTATAAACTATGCTAAAAGCCAACCTGATCTAGCTATACTTGCTGTGAATACATTTGTGAAG gtgcacaagttgggatggattggacttctatcttga